The sequence TCACCAGCCTGTTCGAGGACTATGGCATGGTGGAGCTCAGCGTCGCGCTTACCGCGCTGGTAATCGGCTCCGCTCTGCTGATGCTGTCGGCCTTCTGGCCGGGCATCCGCGCGGTGGTGGTCGACAAGCTGCCAAGTGACCTGCGCGAGAAGCTGCCCGTCGTGGGCCCCATCGCCCACGCGGCCTGATCAACTGAACCCGATAATGGGAGGGGAGGCCCCGTCAGGCACCAGCCTGGCGGGGTTTCTTCATACCTCGACCAGCTTGACCAGCCGACGTTCCAGCGGGGCGAGCACGTTGGAAAGCTCGTGCCCGCGCTTCAGGATCTGGCCCTGTTCGCCGAACAGCGCCCACATGCCTTGCCGCTGGCGCAGCGCGGGGCGCTTTTCCAGCCGCATCTGCGGCACTTCGGCGGTGCGACGGAAGGCGGCGAACGTGGCGCAATCGCGGGTAAAGTCCATCGCGTAATCGCGCCATTCGCCGGCGGCGACCATGCGACCGTAAAGATCGAGGATCTTCGCCAGTTCGTACCGGTCGAAGCCCACCTGTTCTGGCAGGCGCTGGCCGGGGAATGCGACGATGTTGGGAGCGCCGGGCGCGTTGCCAGCCGCCATCAGCGCTTGGTCCCGCTCTTGCGCGTGTCGGAGAACAGGTCGGGGCCGTCATCCGCTTCCGGCTTGCCCAGCGCCTTGCGCATCTCGGCCAGTTCCTCGCGCAGCAGTTGTACTTCGGTTTCCAGCACCTGCACACGCTCGCTGGGTGCAGGTTCGCAGGGCTCGTCGCAGGGCGTGCCATAGGGAATGAATTCGCGAATCCATTCTTCGGCCGGCACCAGCGTGGAGCGCGCCTTGAGGCCGATCATGGTCGCGCCTTCGGGCACGTCGTCGGTGACGACGGCGTTAGCCCCGACGCGGGCGCGTTCACCCACGGTGATGGGGCCGATAACCTGCGCCCCGGACCCGATGATCACGTTGTCGCACAGCGTCGGGTGGCGCTTGCCCCCCTGCCCGCTGGTGGGGTTGGTGCCGCCCAGCGTCACACACTGGTAGATGGTCACGTTGTCGCCGATTTCGGCGGTTTCCCCGATGACGGTGAAGCCGTGGTCGATGAAGAAGTTCTTGCCGATCGTCGCGCCCGGATGAATGTCGATCGCGGTCAGCCAGCGACTGAAATGGTTCACGAAGCGAGCGAGGAAATACATCCGCGCTTCGAACAGCCAATGTGCGACCTTGTGTAAACCAAGCGCCAGAACCCCCGGATAAAGCAGGATTTCCCAGCGCGAACGCGGTGCGGGATCGCGCGCGCGGACCGAGTCCAGATAGGCGATCAGGTTACCGAACATGGAGGCTTCCTCTGCGCATGCCTTCAGTTTCCCATCAAAACCGGCTCAAAGCAAGCGCGGCTCCTCCGGCCCCTGCACCGCCTCCAGGGCGGCGCGCCAGATACCAAGGTTAGGTGGGGCCTTTCGTTCCAGAGACAAGCGATCAATCGTTGCCACCAGCCGCTCAAGGTCCGCCTGCGAGCGGGAGGCGCGCGGGATCAAG is a genomic window of Aurantiacibacter sp. MUD11 containing:
- a CDS encoding DUF2794 domain-containing protein encodes the protein MAAGNAPGAPNIVAFPGQRLPEQVGFDRYELAKILDLYGRMVAAGEWRDYAMDFTRDCATFAAFRRTAEVPQMRLEKRPALRQRQGMWALFGEQGQILKRGHELSNVLAPLERRLVKLVEV
- the epsC gene encoding serine O-acetyltransferase EpsC encodes the protein MFGNLIAYLDSVRARDPAPRSRWEILLYPGVLALGLHKVAHWLFEARMYFLARFVNHFSRWLTAIDIHPGATIGKNFFIDHGFTVIGETAEIGDNVTIYQCVTLGGTNPTSGQGGKRHPTLCDNVIIGSGAQVIGPITVGERARVGANAVVTDDVPEGATMIGLKARSTLVPAEEWIREFIPYGTPCDEPCEPAPSERVQVLETEVQLLREELAEMRKALGKPEADDGPDLFSDTRKSGTKR